The genomic stretch CGGCAGATCCGGGCAGATGTCGCGGATCAGCCGCGCCACGCCGTGATCCTGCACGATCAGGGCATCGACGCCGGCCTCGGCCAGGGCCATGATCTGACGCTCGGCCTGCCGCAGTTCGCGGTCGAACACTAGCACGTTGAACGTGACGAACGCCTGCACGCAACGTTCATGCAGCCCCCGCATGAGGTCGGGCAGCGCGTCGGCATCAAAGCCCACCTTGGCACGGGCATGGAAGCCGGCCCCGGCGCCGTCGGCCCGCCCGTGTCCGAAGTTCACACCGAAGAACACGGCGTCGGCACCGGCCTCCACGGCGGCCCGCAGCTGGGCGTCACCGCCGACAGGGCTCATCACTTCAGGTTTCACGCGGGGCCTGGGCATAACGCGCCAGTGTAGCGGGTCACGCGGTGGGGAGCCAGCGGCGCGTCCCACACTTGACGGCGGGACGCGCGGCCTGTGTGCTCAGCAGACGCTGCCGCCCACGCCGACCGGTTCCGACGACCACGGCGCGGGAACCTGACCGGCCCGGACGAGCAGCACCGGCACCGGCGAGGCGTGCAGGACACCCTCGGCGACCGACCCGAGCAGCATGCGCCCCAGCCCGCTGCGCCCGTGCGTGGACATGACGATCAGGTCCACGTGCTCTGCGGTGGCGGCGCGCAGGATGACCTGCGGCACGCCCAGCCCGTGGGCGTCCTCCACACGCACGCGCGCGCCGGGGCAGCGGGCACGGAGTTCGGCGCCCATGGCGTCCGCCTCGGCCGTCAGGGCCACGGGATCCGCGGGCGGAACATACGCGAACTCGCCGGCCAGGGCAAGGGCCGGGTCGACCTGCACGTATAGCGCGACCACGTCGGCGTGCAGGGCGTCGGCCAGCGGGTGGGCGTGGTCGAGGGCGAGGTGACCGAGGGGGCTGCCGTCCGTCGTGACCAGGATGCGTGTCATGGAGTCCTCCTGACCAGACCATCCGCCTGCAGCATTACGGGCGAGTTACGGCGTGAGCCACCGCCCAGCCGCCCGCGTGGCCACCGGCATGAACAGATACGTCATGGCCGGCACGACCAGCAGCATCTGCGCCAGCGCCCGCACCCCCAGCGGCCAGCCGCCCGTCAGCGGCGACAGCAGCAGCGTGATCCCCACGCTGACCGGGTACAGCACCAGCAGGGTCAGCACGGCCATCTTCCAGCGGGGCGGCTGGCGCAGGGTGGGCGCGGCAGGGGGCGTGAACCAGAAGTCCAGCCCCGGCTGCCGCTCGAAACTGAGCTGATCGTCCACGAGGTCCGCGATGGTGTCCAGCCACGCCGTGCGCTCGGGCGACAGTTCCCACGCGGCGGCGCTGGTCAGCGAATCGAAGCGGGCCACGACGGTGTACTCGCGGCTGCCGCCCGACGGGCGCAGGATGCCGGTGCCCCGGAATCCGGGCACACGGGCCAGCAGCTCGCTCAGGCGCGTCAGTGCCGCCTCGTAGGCACCTTCCTGGCCGGAACGGATGCGGCGGCGCACCACCAGGGTGACGGGATCGGTGGGCGGGGAATCGGACAGCGTCACGGTGGGCAGCGTCATGCGGAACCTCCGCAATTCCAGAACATGCCGTGGGAAGATCGGCATGTCCCTCCATAGCTCCTGTTCCGCATGTCATTCATACTCGCTTTGCTCGGGTTCGCCTTCGGCTCACCTGAATTCTGTATCACATGGGCAGCATAGCCACCCGCGCCCACGCGCTACGCTGCCCGGCATGATGCGTGTGGTGTTCGTGGGGGACGTGTTCGGCCAGCCGGGTCGCCGGGTGCTGGCCGCCCAGCTGCCGGGCCTGAGGAAACAGGCGGAGTTCGCCATCGTGAACATGGAGAACTCGGCCGGGGGCTTCGGCATGCACCGCGACGCCGCCGACGGAGCGCTGGCGGCGGGCGCGGACTGCCTGACGCTGGGCAACCACGCGTGGCACCACAAGGACATCTACGCGCTCATGGGTGACGAACTGAAGTATCCGATCGTGCGGCCCCTGAACCTGAGCGATCCGGGAGCGCCGGGGGTGGGCTGGCGCAGCTTCGACGTGACGACGCCGGGCGGCACCGAGCGGCTGACGGTCGTGAACGTGCTGGGGCGCGTGTTCATGGAGGCGGTCGCCAATCCGTTCCGGGCCATGGATGACCTGCTGGCGCGGGACGACCTGGGCGCGGTGTTCGTGGACATGCACGCCGAGGCGACCAGCGAGAAGCAGGCGCTGGCATGGCACCTGGACGGCCGGGTGGCGGCGGTGATCGGCACCCATACCCACGTCCCGACGGCCGACACGCGCCTCCTGCCGGGCGGCACGGCGTTCCAGGCCGACGTGGGCTTCACCGGCCCGCACGACTCCGTGATCGGTTCGGACGCGGCCGCTCCCATCCAGAAGTTCCTGACCGAGCGCCCGCACCGCTTCGGGGTGGCCTCGGGGCGGGCGGAGCTGAATGCCGTGTTTGTCCAGATAGAGGACGGCCGAGCGGTGGGCATTGAGCGCTACCGTTACGTCGAGGAGTGAGCGGCCGGGCGGGATGTCTCCCGTCAGCCGCGACACGTCGGCCCGTCCGGGGCCGGATCACCGCACGCGACAGACCCACGCGCACCACGGTGGGTGGGGAGGACTGAGGCCATGAGTAT from Deinococcus sp. AB2017081 encodes the following:
- a CDS encoding universal stress protein, whose amino-acid sequence is MTRILVTTDGSPLGHLALDHAHPLADALHADVVALYVQVDPALALAGEFAYVPPADPVALTAEADAMGAELRARCPGARVRVEDAHGLGVPQVILRAATAEHVDLIVMSTHGRSGLGRMLLGSVAEGVLHASPVPVLLVRAGQVPAPWSSEPVGVGGSVC
- a CDS encoding antibiotic biosynthesis monooxygenase; this translates as MTLPTVTLSDSPPTDPVTLVVRRRIRSGQEGAYEAALTRLSELLARVPGFRGTGILRPSGGSREYTVVARFDSLTSAAAWELSPERTAWLDTIADLVDDQLSFERQPGLDFWFTPPAAPTLRQPPRWKMAVLTLLVLYPVSVGITLLLSPLTGGWPLGVRALAQMLLVVPAMTYLFMPVATRAAGRWLTP
- a CDS encoding TIGR00282 family metallophosphoesterase encodes the protein MMRVVFVGDVFGQPGRRVLAAQLPGLRKQAEFAIVNMENSAGGFGMHRDAADGALAAGADCLTLGNHAWHHKDIYALMGDELKYPIVRPLNLSDPGAPGVGWRSFDVTTPGGTERLTVVNVLGRVFMEAVANPFRAMDDLLARDDLGAVFVDMHAEATSEKQALAWHLDGRVAAVIGTHTHVPTADTRLLPGGTAFQADVGFTGPHDSVIGSDAAAPIQKFLTERPHRFGVASGRAELNAVFVQIEDGRAVGIERYRYVEE